The following proteins are co-located in the Apium graveolens cultivar Ventura chromosome 5, ASM990537v1, whole genome shotgun sequence genome:
- the LOC141723389 gene encoding uncharacterized protein At4g37920, with protein sequence MSNLLGFNTSISTSTNNPSHLKSALSSFKTEMPPTILTIPIMPSSSLVFTSSNHFLSSRPTKFTKKMFSRKVSCVQVEEQAAEVEIAEGYTMTKFCDKIIDLFLNEKPRVKDWRKYLVFRDDWKKYRDRFYDRCHTRAMSQTDSGMKQKLITLGRKVKRIDDEMERHTDLLKEIEGSPLDINAIVSKRRKDFTEEFFRHLTLLSETYDGLEDRDAVARLGARCLSAVSAYDNTIEIVDTLDSAQAKFDDILNSPSIEEACEKINSLAKAKELDSSLILLINSAWASAKESTTMKNEVKDIMYRLYRATKISLKSIEPKEIKLLKYLLNITDPEERFSALATAFSPGDDREARDPKAVYTTPKELHKWIKIMLDAHHLHKEDTEIREAKQMTLPMVIQRLFILKQTIEEEYLQQNVNKENQTENSEEL encoded by the exons ATGTCGAATCTTTTAGGTTTCAACACATCAATCTCCACTTCTACAAACAACCCATCTCACCTAAAATCCGCCTTATCATCTTTCAAGACAGAAATGCCCCCAACAATTCTCACAATACCAATCATGCCCTCTTCATCTCTCGTCTTCACATCCTCTAATCACTTCCTCTCCTCCAGACCCACAAAATTCACCAAAA AAATGTTTTCAAGAAAAGTGAGCTGTGTACAAGTGGAGGAACAAGCTGCTGAGGTTGAAATAGCAGAGGGTTATACTATGACTAAATTTTGTGATAAGATTATTGATTTGTTCTTGAATGAGAAGCCTAGGGTTAAAGATTGGAGGAAATATTTGGTCTTTAGAGATGATTGGAAGAAGTATAGGGATAGGTTTTACGATCGGTGTCATACGCGTGCTATGTCGCAAACTGACTCTGGTATGAAGCAGAAACTTATTACATTGGGAAGAAAAGTTAAGAGG ATTGATGATGAAATGGAGAGGCACACAGACCTTCTTAAAGAGATAGAGGGTAGCCCTTTGGATATAAATGCAATAGTTTCCAAGCGTCGCAAAGATTTCACAGAGGAGTTCTTCCGTCACCTCACTTTACTTTCAGAAACATATGATGGCTTGGAGGATCGTGATG CTGTGGCCAGACTTGGTGCTAGATGCTTATCTGCAGTTAGTGCCTATGATAATACAATAGAGATAGTGGACACATTGGATTCTGCGCAAGCCAAATTTGATGATATTCTAAATTCTCCATCAATCGAGGAGGCATGCGAGAAAATTAATAGCCTTGCAAAGGCAAAAGAACTCGACTCGTCTTTGATTCTCTTAATAAATAGTGCTTGGGCTTCAGCAAAAGAGTCTACAACGATGAAAAATGAG GTTAAAGACATCATGTATCGATTATATCGAGCCACAAAGATTAGTCTAAAGAGCATTGAGCCGAAAGAAATTAAGCTGCTCAAGTATTTGCTGAATATCACAGATCCCGAGGAGCGATTCTCTGCGCTGGCTACCGCTTTTTCCCCTGGAGATGACCGTGAGGCAAGAGATCCAAAAGCTGTATACAC AACTCCCAAGGAGCTGCACAAATGGATCAAGATTATGCTTGATGCGCACCACCTTCATAAAGAAGATACCGAGATCCGGGAAGCCAAGCAGATGACCCTGCCCATGGTTATTCAAAGGCTATTCATCCTTAAACAAACAATTGAAGAGGAATACCTTCAGCAAAATGTCAACAAGGAAAACCAAACAGAAAATTCGGAGGAATTGTAG
- the LOC141723390 gene encoding heat shock 70 kDa protein, mitochondrial-like: MATSMLLRSLRRRELHTSSLAAYRSFTGTAKSPIATQPFAHKLTNFARYFSSKPLGNEVIGVDLGTTNSCVSIMEGKSPKVIENSEGARTTPSIVAFNNREELLVGTTAKRQAVTNPTNTIFGTKRLIGRRFDDPQTQKEMKMVPYKIVKAPNGDAWVEMNGKQYSPSQIGAFVLTKMKETAEAYLNKSVSKAVVTVPAYFNDAQRQATKDAGKIAGLEVLRIINEPTAAALSYGLNNKEGTVAVFDLGGGTFDVSILEISGGVFEVKATNGDTFLGGEDFDNTLLDFLGNEFKRTDKVDLTKDKLALQRLREAAEKAKIELSSTNQTEINLPFITADSSGAKHLNIQLTRSKFETLVGHLIERTRIPCNNCLKDAGVSAKEIDEVLLVGGMSRVPKVQEVVAEIFGKTPSRGINPDEAVSMGAAIQGGILRGDVKELLLLDVTPLSLGLETLGGIFTKLINRNTTIPTKKSQVFSTAADNQTQVGIRVHQGERQMAADNKLLGEFELSGIPPAPRGLPQVEVTFDIDANGIVTVSAKDKATGKEQQITIKSSGGLSDEEIQNMVREADLHSQKDQERKELIDLKNSAETSIYSIEKSLGEFKDKIPSEVVTEIEAAVSSLRTAAGGENAEEIKSKLDAANKALSKIGEHMSKGSGGDASGGSQGGEQPPEAEYEEAARK, encoded by the exons ATGGCCACGTCGATGCTATTGCGATCTCTAAGGCGTCGAGAgcttcatacttcttctttagcTGCTTACAGATCG TTTACTGGAACCGCCAAGTCACCTATAGCCACTCAGCCTTTTGCTCATAAATTGACAAATTTTGCAAGATACTTCAG CTCTAAACCACTTGGCAATGAAGTTATTGGTGTTGATCTGGGAACAACAAACTCATGTGTTTCGATCATGGAAGGAAAG TCCCCAAAAGTGATTGAGAACTCCGAAGGAGCTCGAACCACACCTTCCATTGTGGCTTTCAATAACAGAGAGGAGCTATTGGTTGGCACTACTGCTAAGCGTCAGGCTGTGACTAATCCAACTAATACAATTTTTGGAACTAAACGATTGATAGGGAGACGTTTTGATGATCCTCAGACACAAAAGGAAATGAAGATGGTACCATATAAGATAGTCAAAGCTCCAAATGGAGATGCCTGGGTCGAAATGAATGGGAAGCAGTATTCTCCAAGCCAGATAGGAGCATTTGTTCTTACTAAGATGAAAGAAACTGCAGAGGCTTATCTTAATAAGAGTGTGAGTAAGGCTGTAGTCACAGTTCCTGCCTATTTTAATGATGCACAAAGACAAGCAACTAAAGATGCGGGGAAAATAGCTGGTCTAGAGGTGCTTAGAATTATAAATGAGCCAACTGCTGCAGCACTTTCATATGGGTTGAACAACAAAGAAGGTACAGTTGCAGTTTTTGATCTTGGAGGTGGAACTTTTGATGTTTCTATTCTAGAAATATCTGGAGGTGTATTTGAG GTTAAAGCAACTAACGGGGACACTTTTCTTGGCGGTGAGGATTTTGACAATACACTATTAGATTTCTTGGGTAATGAATTCAAGAGAACAGACAAAGTTGATCTAACGAAGGATAAACTTGCTTTGCAAAGGCTCCGTGAAGCAGCCGAAAAGGCTAAGATTGAACTTTCATCAACAAATCAAACTGAGATTAATCTTCCATTTATAACTGCCGATAGTTCCGGTGCAAAACATTTAAACATTCAATTGACCAGGTCTAAGTTTGAGACCTTGGTAGGTCACTTGATTGAGAGGACGCGAATCCCTTGTAATAACTGTCTAAAGGATGCTGGTGTCTCGGCGAAAGAGATAGATGAAGTCCTACTTGTTGGAGGAATGTCTAGGGTTCCAAAGGTTCAAGAAGTTGTTGCTGAAATATTTGGGAAGACTCCAAGCAGGGGTATTAATCCTGACGAGGCAGTTTCAATGGGTGCTGCTATCCAGGGTGGTATACTCCGAGGAGATGTGAAAGAGCTCCTTTTGTTGGATGTAACTCCACTGTCACTTGGTCTAGAAACCCTTGGAGGCATTTTCACCAAATTGATTAACAGAAACACAACAATTCCTACAAAGAAGTCTCAG GTCTTTTCTACAGCAGCTGACAACCAGACACAAGTTGGAATTAGAGTGCATCAAGGTGAGCGTCAAATGGCTGCTGACAACAAGCTTCTTGGAGAATTCGAACTCTCTGGTATACCGCCTGCACCTAGGGGATTGCCACAAGTTGAAGTGACATTTGACATTGATGCCAATGGTATTGTCACTGTTTCTGCAAAGGACAAGGCGACCGGAAAAGAGCAACAGATTACAATAAAATCATCTGGAGGGCTTTCTGACGAGGAGATCCAGAATATGGTTAGGGAAGCAGATTTACATTCTCAAAAAGATCAGGAGAGGAAAGAATTGATCGACCTCAAAAATAGTGCTGAAACTTCAATATATAGCATCGAGAAGAGCTTGGGCGAGTTCAAGGATAAGATTCCGTCAGAGGTGGTTACAGAGATTGAGGCTGCCGTATCGAGCCTAAGGACGGCAGCAGGCGGTGAAAATGCCGAGGAGATCAAGTCAAAGCTTGATGCTGCAAATAAAGCCCTTTCAAAGATTGGAGAGCACATGAGCAAGGGCTCCGGAGGGGATGCCTCTGGAGGGTCTCAGGGTGGAGAGCAGCCTCCTGAAGCTGAGTATGAAGAGGCAGCAAGGAAGTAG